Proteins from a genomic interval of Spirochaetota bacterium:
- a CDS encoding hemolysin family protein — MIRGVMGLASKNVREIMIPRIDVVAVSSAISLNALVKVIDDAGHSRIPVYNETIDNIAGILYVKELLPFIAHKPRKFELKKMLHRPYFVSETMPLDNLLVEFKRRRLHLSCVVDEYGGFGGIITLEDIIEEIVGDIKDEFDDDEAPEIRKIGRNSYEVDSRMTLSDFNEEAGMNLPADEFDTIGGFVFDLFGKIPKIKETARFENVSFKIKEIKGTRLTRVIITISPPRQ, encoded by the coding sequence ATGATACGCGGCGTTATGGGACTCGCGAGCAAAAATGTCCGCGAGATCATGATACCGCGCATCGACGTTGTGGCGGTCTCCTCTGCCATTTCGCTCAACGCGCTGGTGAAGGTCATCGACGACGCCGGCCATTCCCGCATTCCGGTCTACAACGAAACAATCGACAACATCGCCGGGATCCTCTATGTAAAGGAACTCCTTCCCTTTATCGCGCACAAACCGCGCAAATTCGAGCTAAAGAAGATGCTGCACAGGCCCTACTTCGTCTCGGAGACCATGCCGCTGGACAATCTGCTGGTTGAGTTTAAAAGACGGAGGCTGCATCTCTCCTGCGTAGTTGATGAATACGGCGGTTTCGGCGGGATTATCACGCTCGAGGACATCATCGAGGAGATCGTCGGCGACATCAAGGACGAGTTCGACGACGACGAGGCCCCCGAAATACGCAAGATCGGCCGCAACTCCTACGAGGTCGATTCGCGCATGACGCTTTCTGATTTCAACGAGGAAGCGGGAATGAACCTGCCGGCCGACGAGTTCGACACGATCGGCGGGTTTGTCTTCGATCTGTTCGGCAAGATACCGAAGATAAAAGAAACGGCCCGTTTCGAGAACGTTTCGTTCAAAATAAAGGAAATAAAAGGCACCCGCCTTACGCGCGTGATCATCACGATATCGCCCCCCAGACAATAA
- a CDS encoding nodulation protein NfeD, protein MRKTIVRIALFFIASAFAAPSFAADRYALIKLDGSVNPIISEHVIKSIDKANKEKVHFIILQMDTPGGLMGSMREIIKSILSSDAPIVVFAAPKGAQAASAGGYIMLASHIAAMAPGTGIGAMHPVSPFLNFGQKDEQGKSAGGIMEKKVLNDTIAYGMSLAQKRKRNVDWTVRAIRDAVSSTYLEAYRLGVVDIIAEDVDDLLVKLNGRRVDVNGTMVTISTANLSVLSFEMDWKERLLNFFADPQMVFLLFIIAVAGIGMEFKSPGLIVPGVIGAVALFIFLMAVRVLPINLAGLVLIILAVVLFVLELKIASYGLLTVGGIASFIFGSMILFDSPLPGGQIPMRSIIAVVVFMLAFFFVVVRSVVLAHKSQVTTGMQGLVGEAGVAIRDFDGNGKVFVHGEIWNATSEDEIKRDDRIIVAGSKGMTLFVKKS, encoded by the coding sequence ATGAGAAAGACCATTGTAAGGATTGCGCTGTTTTTCATCGCCTCGGCGTTCGCCGCACCCTCGTTCGCGGCGGACCGTTACGCGCTAATTAAGCTCGATGGATCGGTGAATCCGATCATCAGCGAGCATGTGATAAAATCGATCGACAAGGCCAACAAGGAAAAGGTGCACTTCATCATTCTTCAGATGGACACACCCGGCGGCCTCATGGGCTCCATGCGCGAGATCATCAAGTCCATTCTATCGTCCGATGCCCCGATCGTGGTGTTCGCCGCTCCCAAGGGTGCGCAGGCGGCCTCGGCGGGCGGATACATCATGCTCGCCTCGCATATCGCCGCGATGGCGCCCGGAACGGGGATCGGCGCCATGCACCCGGTAAGCCCGTTTCTGAACTTCGGCCAGAAGGACGAGCAGGGAAAATCGGCCGGGGGCATTATGGAAAAAAAGGTGCTCAACGACACCATAGCCTACGGCATGAGCCTTGCCCAGAAACGGAAACGAAACGTCGACTGGACCGTGCGCGCCATCCGCGACGCGGTTTCAAGCACCTACCTCGAGGCCTACAGGCTCGGCGTGGTGGACATAATCGCCGAGGACGTGGACGACCTGCTGGTGAAACTCAACGGCCGGAGGGTGGACGTTAACGGCACCATGGTGACGATTTCGACGGCGAATCTGTCGGTGCTGTCGTTCGAAATGGACTGGAAAGAACGGCTGCTCAATTTCTTCGCCGATCCTCAAATGGTGTTTCTGCTTTTCATCATCGCCGTGGCGGGCATCGGTATGGAGTTCAAAAGCCCGGGGCTTATCGTGCCCGGGGTGATCGGGGCGGTGGCCCTGTTTATCTTTCTCATGGCGGTGCGGGTGCTGCCGATCAACCTGGCGGGGCTTGTGCTCATCATCCTCGCCGTTGTGCTTTTCGTACTCGAGCTTAAAATCGCGAGCTACGGTCTTTTGACCGTTGGGGGGATCGCATCGTTTATATTCGGTTCGATGATCCTCTTCGATTCCCCGCTTCCGGGAGGACAGATTCCAATGCGTTCGATAATCGCAGTTGTCGTCTTTATGCTGGCTTTCTTCTTCGTAGTGGTACGGTCGGTCGTCCTGGCGCATAAAAGCCAGGTCACCACGGGCATGCAGGGGCTTGTCGGCGAGGCCGGCGTGGCGATCAGGGATTTCGACGGTAACGGCAAGGTGTTCGTCCACGGGGAGATATGGAACGCGACCTCGGAAGACGAAATTAAGCGGGACGACAGGATCATTGTGGCTGGTTCGAAGGGGATGACGCTCTTCGTGAAAAAATCCTGA
- a CDS encoding slipin family protein — MFELFPTLMILAVLFVIASVKIIKEYERAVVFRLGRLLKSHKGPGVIIVIPFIDKWVRVSLRLVAMDVPPQDVITKDNVSVKVNAVLYFRVVDPNKAVTEVEDFMYATSQLAQTTLRSILGMNELDDLLSDRERINTELQNVLDTHTDPWGIKVTAVEVKHVDLPQEMQRAMAKQAEAERERRAKIINAQAEAQAAAKLIEAATLMEAHPIALQLRYLQTLREVAAENNSTTLFPIPIDIMSHFMKK; from the coding sequence ATGTTTGAGTTGTTTCCCACACTGATGATCCTTGCGGTGCTCTTCGTCATCGCTTCGGTTAAGATTATCAAGGAGTACGAGCGAGCCGTGGTGTTCCGCCTTGGAAGGCTTTTAAAAAGCCATAAAGGGCCCGGAGTCATCATCGTCATACCGTTCATCGATAAATGGGTGCGGGTGAGCCTGCGCCTCGTGGCGATGGACGTGCCGCCGCAGGACGTCATCACCAAGGACAATGTTTCGGTCAAGGTGAACGCGGTGCTGTATTTCAGGGTCGTCGACCCGAACAAGGCGGTGACCGAGGTGGAGGACTTCATGTACGCCACCTCTCAGCTCGCGCAGACGACCCTTCGCAGCATCCTCGGCATGAACGAGCTCGACGATCTTTTAAGCGACCGCGAGCGCATCAACACCGAGCTCCAGAACGTCCTGGACACGCACACCGACCCGTGGGGCATCAAGGTGACCGCCGTAGAAGTTAAGCACGTCGACCTGCCGCAGGAGATGCAGCGGGCAATGGCCAAGCAGGCCGAGGCCGAGCGCGAGCGGCGCGCGAAGATCATCAACGCCCAGGCCGAGGCCCAGGCGGCGGCAAAGCTCATCGAGGCGGCCACGCTCATGGAGGCGCACCCGATAGCGCTGCAGCTTCGCTATTTGCAGACGCTCAGGGAAGTGGCCGCCGAGAACAACTCGACCACGCTCTTTCCCATACCGATTGATATCATGTCGCATTTCATGAAGAAGTAG
- the purB gene encoding adenylosuccinate lyase, giving the protein MIDRYSRGEIANIWTLENKFRIWLDIEIAACEANARLGLVPDEDLAIIRDKADFNVERILEIETQVHHDVIAFLTCVGEYVGPSSRFIHYGLTSSDIVDTALSIQMKQSGGIIVKGIETLIEKLRGLALKHKKTPCMGRSHGVHAEPTTFGMKMALYFKEFQRNRDRLACAIENASYGKLSGAVGTYSNIDPEVERYVCDKMGLKAEPVATQIIQRDRHAEFMAALAITAGSLDKLATEIRHLQRTEVREVEEPFQKGQKGSSAMPHKRNPILAERVSGLSRVIKANMNVALDDMTLWHERDISHSSAERVILPDSTVALDYIIHRMIFILDGLVVYTDSMRENLERTGGLFYSQSLLLKLVEKGLSREDSYALVQDIAMRVWKKEGTLRELAERDPKIGALLDKHELDALFDMSGYLKNIDYVFKNAGLE; this is encoded by the coding sequence ATGATCGATCGCTATTCGCGCGGGGAAATCGCCAATATCTGGACGCTTGAGAACAAGTTCAGGATATGGCTCGACATCGAAATCGCCGCCTGCGAGGCCAACGCCCGACTCGGCCTCGTCCCCGACGAGGACCTCGCGATCATCCGCGACAAGGCCGACTTCAACGTCGAGCGTATCCTTGAAATTGAAACCCAGGTGCACCACGACGTCATCGCCTTTCTCACCTGCGTGGGCGAGTACGTCGGTCCTTCGAGCAGGTTCATTCACTACGGCCTCACCTCGAGCGATATCGTCGATACGGCGCTCTCCATACAGATGAAGCAGTCCGGCGGGATCATTGTAAAGGGGATCGAAACGCTTATCGAAAAACTGCGCGGCCTGGCGCTGAAGCACAAGAAAACACCCTGCATGGGCCGTTCGCACGGCGTACACGCCGAGCCTACCACCTTCGGCATGAAGATGGCGCTCTATTTTAAGGAATTCCAGCGAAACCGCGACCGCCTCGCCTGTGCAATCGAAAACGCGTCCTACGGCAAGCTCTCGGGCGCGGTGGGAACCTACAGCAACATCGATCCCGAGGTCGAGCGCTACGTCTGCGATAAGATGGGCCTTAAGGCCGAACCCGTCGCCACACAGATCATCCAGCGCGACCGCCACGCCGAGTTCATGGCGGCGCTCGCCATCACCGCCGGAAGCCTCGACAAACTCGCCACGGAGATCCGACACCTCCAGCGCACCGAGGTGCGCGAGGTGGAGGAGCCTTTCCAGAAAGGCCAGAAGGGATCGTCGGCGATGCCTCACAAGCGCAATCCCATCCTTGCCGAGCGCGTATCCGGACTCTCGCGCGTCATCAAGGCGAATATGAACGTGGCGCTCGACGACATGACCCTCTGGCACGAGCGTGACATTTCGCACTCGTCGGCCGAGCGCGTAATCCTCCCCGACTCGACCGTGGCGCTCGATTACATCATCCACCGCATGATCTTCATCCTCGACGGGCTCGTCGTCTACACCGACTCCATGAGGGAAAACCTGGAGCGCACGGGCGGCCTTTTCTATTCGCAGTCATTGCTGCTGAAACTCGTCGAAAAGGGCCTATCGCGCGAGGACTCCTACGCCCTGGTCCAGGACATCGCCATGCGGGTGTGGAAGAAGGAGGGAACGCTCAGGGAGCTCGCGGAGCGCGATCCGAAAATCGGCGCATTGCTCGACAAGCACGAGCTCGACGCCTTATTCGACATGTCCGGCTATCTTAAAAATATCGATTATGTTTTCAAAAACGCGGGTCTGGAATAG
- a CDS encoding CaiB/BaiF CoA-transferase family protein: protein MNKKTHQPLGGMKVLDFTYLLPGPYGSMMLADLGADIVKIENFNNPDLMRISAPFIDGVSAAYAHINRGKKSLGLDLKRAESKEIVARLLADYDIVLEQFRPGVMGRLGLGYDDVKKISPPVIYCSLTGYGHTGRYADRAGHDINYLALSGIDSYSGRAETGPTLSGIQIADVCGGGKNLAIAVMAAFIRRLSSGEGCFIDLSITDSTFALSAFQAAGYLAGGGEVAREGEILNGGAVYDYYRTADDRHLSVGSLEPKFAESFYRAIGMSEMASPGLLSHEELAASKRRVAEIIAGRTLLHWRGVFAHLDACVEPVLTIGEAVQSPPLADRGMVAEVTSHTGKPLRQVAGPIKIGPGECTAREAGTPLGYHNEAILSALGYSKDEVDEFRKNGVIN from the coding sequence ATGAACAAGAAAACCCACCAGCCCCTCGGGGGAATGAAGGTGCTCGATTTCACCTACCTGCTGCCCGGGCCCTACGGGAGCATGATGCTCGCGGACCTTGGCGCCGACATCGTCAAGATCGAGAATTTCAACAACCCAGACCTCATGCGCATCTCGGCACCGTTTATAGACGGCGTCTCCGCCGCCTACGCGCATATCAACCGCGGAAAGAAATCGCTTGGGCTCGACCTCAAGCGCGCCGAATCGAAGGAGATAGTCGCGCGGCTTCTCGCCGACTATGATATCGTACTCGAACAGTTCAGGCCCGGCGTGATGGGCAGGCTCGGCCTGGGCTATGACGACGTGAAAAAGATCAGTCCCCCGGTTATTTACTGTTCGCTCACCGGCTACGGCCATACCGGCCGTTACGCCGACCGCGCGGGGCACGACATCAACTACCTTGCGCTCTCCGGCATAGACTCGTACTCGGGCCGCGCGGAGACCGGCCCGACGCTTTCCGGCATCCAGATCGCCGATGTCTGCGGCGGCGGCAAGAACCTTGCGATCGCGGTGATGGCCGCTTTTATCCGCAGGCTCTCCAGCGGCGAAGGCTGCTTCATAGACCTTTCCATTACCGACAGCACCTTCGCGCTCTCGGCCTTCCAGGCGGCCGGATACCTTGCCGGCGGCGGCGAGGTCGCGCGCGAGGGGGAAATCCTCAATGGCGGCGCTGTCTACGATTACTACCGGACGGCCGACGACCGCCACCTTTCGGTCGGTTCGCTTGAACCCAAGTTCGCGGAGAGCTTCTATCGCGCGATCGGCATGAGCGAGATGGCGTCTCCGGGGCTGTTGTCGCACGAGGAGCTCGCGGCCTCGAAGCGGCGGGTCGCGGAGATAATCGCAGGGCGCACGCTTCTGCACTGGCGGGGCGTGTTCGCGCATCTGGACGCATGCGTGGAGCCGGTGCTCACGATCGGCGAGGCGGTCCAGTCGCCTCCGCTCGCGGACAGGGGGATGGTGGCCGAAGTAACCAGTCACACCGGAAAGCCGCTGCGCCAGGTGGCCGGTCCAATAAAGATCGGCCCCGGCGAATGCACGGCGCGCGAGGCGGGCACGCCGCTCGGATACCATAACGAGGCCATTCTCTCCGCGCTGGGTTATTCGAAAGACGAAGTCGACGAATTCAGAAAAAACGGCGTCATCAACTGA
- the miaB gene encoding tRNA (N6-isopentenyl adenosine(37)-C2)-methylthiotransferase MiaB: MKKRYYIETFGCQMNKGDSDLMALSLETAGYERTESEDSADVLVFNTCSVRSHAEARAIARIRSARRNKNSLVVIAGCMAQRLGESLITDATADLVVGPYQSPKIGDIIAGRLEGRGARAFLSQAAEDFAGRMHPSAALGRDKRSFHKWVTITHGCENFCSYCIVPYVRGRLISFPSEAIVRHAQRCVAGGATEITLLGQNVNQYGMDSGDIPFHRLLERVAGVPGVLRVNFLTSHPMDFHDDIVRVVADHGNITRSIHLPLQSGSDRILVLMNRRYTMTRYNDIIEHLHKTLPDHAVSTDLIVGFPGETEKDYELTLDAVRRIRFDEAFMYAYSPREGTPSFALKEELGRAQKIERLKRLIEIQRAISREKLLARINRSEELIVEGRSRRSPGEYRGRTYLNHPAVLPGGPGDVGRKIRIVIKDVRGSTLYGERSA; encoded by the coding sequence ATGAAAAAGCGTTATTACATCGAGACCTTCGGCTGCCAGATGAACAAGGGCGACTCGGACCTGATGGCCCTTTCGCTCGAGACCGCCGGCTACGAGCGCACCGAAAGCGAGGACAGCGCGGACGTCCTCGTCTTCAATACCTGCTCGGTCCGCAGCCACGCCGAGGCGCGGGCGATTGCGCGCATCCGCTCCGCGCGGCGAAACAAAAATTCGCTGGTTGTCATCGCCGGCTGTATGGCCCAGCGCCTCGGCGAATCGCTCATTACCGACGCTACGGCCGACCTGGTGGTGGGCCCGTACCAGTCTCCGAAGATAGGCGATATCATAGCCGGGCGCCTCGAGGGCCGCGGCGCCCGGGCGTTTCTCTCGCAGGCGGCGGAGGACTTCGCAGGACGTATGCATCCGTCGGCGGCCCTTGGGCGGGACAAGCGGAGCTTCCATAAATGGGTCACCATCACACACGGCTGCGAGAATTTCTGCTCCTACTGCATCGTCCCGTATGTCCGTGGCAGGCTCATTTCCTTCCCTTCGGAAGCGATCGTCCGCCACGCCCAGCGGTGCGTCGCGGGCGGCGCGACCGAGATCACCCTGCTGGGACAGAACGTCAACCAGTACGGGATGGACAGCGGAGACATCCCCTTCCACCGCCTGCTCGAGCGGGTGGCCGGTGTTCCGGGCGTCCTCCGGGTGAACTTCCTTACCTCGCACCCCATGGATTTCCACGACGACATCGTGCGCGTCGTCGCCGATCACGGCAACATCACACGCTCGATACACCTCCCCCTCCAGAGCGGCTCGGACAGGATTCTCGTGCTCATGAACCGAAGATATACCATGACCCGGTACAACGATATAATCGAGCACCTCCATAAAACGCTTCCCGACCATGCCGTTTCGACCGACCTCATCGTTGGCTTTCCCGGCGAAACAGAAAAAGACTACGAACTTACGCTCGACGCCGTGCGGCGAATCCGCTTTGACGAGGCCTTCATGTACGCATACTCCCCGCGCGAGGGGACCCCGTCATTCGCCCTGAAAGAGGAGTTGGGGCGCGCGCAGAAGATCGAGCGCCTCAAGCGGCTTATCGAAATCCAGCGCGCAATATCGCGCGAAAAACTTCTCGCCCGTATCAACCGCTCGGAGGAGCTCATCGTCGAGGGCCGAAGCAGAAGATCTCCCGGCGAGTACCGCGGAAGGACCTACCTTAACCATCCCGCCGTTCTGCCGGGCGGCCCCGGCGACGTGGGTCGCAAAATACGCATCGTCATCAAGGACGTGCGGGGCTCGACCCTCTATGGGGAACGAAGTGCGTAA
- the recO gene encoding DNA repair protein RecO has product MEIRKATGLVLHSRQSGEADVLARILTGEFGKTNFVFKGLKKSKKRPLAAGEPGTILQLMYHRHDNRDFQVVNEFRVVRHRLDLRSDLGCILHLYFILEVVDKTTGHDDPQSRVYSLATAAIDALAESVHHVHLSAFFLIHLLRFHGVLPDLNRCRMCGTTNLRSFTLDTTDFMPVCDRCLTSRTGGRTALDVTAREFVTAALGVRFSSLECERFAAGAISSLLFHLALFVESYFRCEIKSKGMLFSGL; this is encoded by the coding sequence ATGGAAATAAGGAAGGCCACCGGTCTCGTCCTGCATTCGCGGCAGTCGGGAGAGGCCGACGTTCTTGCGCGCATACTGACCGGCGAGTTCGGTAAAACGAATTTTGTGTTCAAGGGGCTTAAAAAAAGCAAAAAGCGCCCGCTCGCGGCCGGGGAGCCTGGCACCATTCTTCAGCTCATGTACCACCGGCACGACAACCGGGACTTCCAGGTGGTGAACGAGTTCAGGGTAGTCAGGCACCGACTCGACCTCAGGAGCGACCTCGGATGTATTCTTCACCTTTACTTCATACTCGAGGTGGTCGACAAGACGACCGGCCACGATGATCCGCAGTCCCGCGTCTATTCGCTCGCCACGGCGGCGATCGACGCGCTTGCCGAAAGCGTACACCACGTCCACCTTTCGGCGTTTTTTTTGATTCACCTGCTGCGCTTCCACGGCGTCCTGCCCGATCTCAACCGCTGCAGAATGTGTGGAACGACGAATTTAAGGTCATTTACGCTGGATACCACGGATTTTATGCCGGTCTGCGATCGCTGTCTCACTTCGCGAACGGGCGGCAGGACGGCACTCGACGTCACTGCGCGGGAATTCGTCACGGCCGCGCTCGGCGTCAGGTTCTCGTCCCTCGAGTGCGAACGTTTCGCCGCCGGGGCGATCTCCAGCCTGCTTTTCCATCTTGCACTGTTCGTCGAAAGCTATTTCCGCTGCGAGATTAAATCAAAGGGAATGCTGTTTTCCGGGTTGTAG
- the mutS gene encoding DNA mismatch repair protein MutS, with protein MDARLTPMLKQYLEIKKKYPGEILFFRMGDFYEMFFEDAHTASRVLNIALTARQNDVPMCGVPHHAAESYIARLIKAGHRVAICEQMESVPSSGTVVRREVTRVITPGTLVEQNLLQSDANNFLASVVENEEKIAFAFVDISTGDFFLSSMARSSDMFRGELARFSPREAIHHCFAGADDGVLRYLKSQGIPVNKINDWLYDGDYLASSIAEAFQLAGIKGLGIDDEIEILAAGSILEYLKDTHKKAFGHLKPPRRIVSSDYMALDEATIANLELIRNQQEGTRERTLYAVLNRTKTAMGRRLLERNILQPLLLRNEIEKRLDTVRLFYESAELTGGVQGRLDGVYDIERLLARFVIGRSTPRDYLALSSSIHAAADVARIMEGLSHELCARVRTAAGDGGPLAADIGAVIDENPALSPEQGRVVRPGHSAELDRLYDLKKDAKGWIVEYQEDEKQRLGIPTLKVKYNRVLGYYIEVSKGQSPRVPPDYFRRQTLVGAERFTTERLQNFESDILGASQKIVALETAELAKLHARVQAHRPMLQELAGALGEVDYFCSLAVAALENRFVRPLFNDGGVMNISGGRHPIVEKYYTREVFIPNDVRMDDAGDFIKIITGPNMSGKSTYIRMAAIIQLMAQTGSYVPAASADLPIADRIFTRIGASDNISRGESTFLVEMNETALILNNATAKSLIVMDEVGRGTSTFDGLSIAWAVVEYILRYIRAKTLFATHYHELTRLGGRQGIVNYNVLVKEHLGGVDFLHRVVPGAADKSYGIHVARLAGIPREITARARKILERMEKSNRAGSAAGAGEENEPTEQLEMFNATNHLVVQAIRAVNIDTLTPLEAINELNRLKKLVE; from the coding sequence ATGGACGCCAGGCTCACACCCATGCTGAAACAGTACCTCGAGATAAAGAAAAAATACCCCGGTGAAATACTCTTCTTCCGCATGGGCGACTTTTATGAGATGTTCTTCGAGGACGCACACACCGCATCCAGGGTTCTCAACATCGCGCTCACCGCGCGCCAGAACGACGTGCCCATGTGCGGCGTTCCCCACCATGCCGCCGAGAGCTACATCGCCCGCCTGATCAAAGCGGGCCACCGGGTCGCCATCTGCGAGCAGATGGAATCCGTCCCCTCGTCCGGGACCGTGGTGCGCCGCGAGGTGACGCGGGTCATAACACCCGGAACCCTCGTTGAACAAAACCTCCTGCAGTCCGATGCCAACAACTTCCTTGCCTCGGTCGTGGAGAATGAGGAAAAGATCGCCTTCGCGTTCGTCGACATCTCGACCGGCGACTTTTTTCTCTCGTCGATGGCACGCTCAAGCGACATGTTCCGCGGCGAGCTCGCCCGCTTCTCTCCGCGCGAGGCCATCCATCACTGCTTTGCCGGCGCCGATGACGGCGTGCTCAGGTACCTTAAAAGCCAGGGTATACCGGTCAACAAAATCAACGACTGGCTGTATGATGGGGACTATCTCGCCTCCAGCATCGCCGAGGCGTTCCAGCTGGCCGGCATCAAGGGTCTGGGAATAGACGACGAAATCGAAATACTGGCCGCGGGTTCGATCCTCGAATATCTCAAGGACACGCACAAGAAGGCCTTCGGCCATCTGAAGCCCCCCAGGCGGATCGTCTCGTCCGACTACATGGCGCTCGATGAGGCGACAATCGCGAACCTCGAGCTTATACGCAACCAGCAGGAAGGCACGCGCGAGCGCACCCTCTATGCCGTGCTCAACCGTACGAAGACGGCCATGGGAAGACGTCTTCTCGAGCGCAACATCCTCCAGCCGCTCCTTCTCCGCAATGAAATCGAAAAGCGCCTGGACACGGTGCGCCTTTTTTACGAATCGGCCGAGCTTACGGGCGGCGTGCAGGGGCGGCTTGACGGCGTCTACGACATCGAGCGCCTGCTTGCGCGCTTCGTCATCGGCCGCTCGACGCCGCGCGATTATCTCGCTCTTTCCTCCTCAATACATGCCGCCGCGGATGTCGCCCGTATTATGGAGGGCCTTTCACACGAGCTGTGCGCCCGCGTAAGGACCGCCGCCGGCGACGGCGGGCCACTCGCCGCGGATATCGGCGCCGTCATCGACGAAAACCCGGCGCTTTCTCCCGAACAGGGCCGGGTTGTGCGGCCGGGCCACAGCGCCGAGCTCGACCGGCTCTACGATCTGAAAAAGGACGCCAAAGGCTGGATCGTCGAGTACCAGGAGGATGAAAAACAGAGGCTCGGCATACCCACCCTGAAGGTCAAATACAACAGGGTGCTGGGATATTACATCGAGGTGAGCAAGGGCCAGTCGCCCAGGGTGCCGCCGGACTACTTCCGCAGGCAAACGCTGGTGGGGGCCGAGCGCTTCACCACCGAGCGCCTGCAGAATTTCGAGTCGGACATACTGGGCGCCTCGCAGAAGATCGTCGCACTCGAAACAGCCGAGCTTGCGAAGCTCCATGCCAGGGTGCAGGCGCACAGGCCAATGCTCCAGGAACTCGCGGGAGCGCTCGGGGAGGTCGACTACTTCTGCTCGCTCGCCGTCGCCGCGCTCGAGAACAGGTTCGTCCGGCCCCTGTTCAACGACGGGGGCGTGATGAACATATCGGGCGGCAGGCATCCCATCGTCGAGAAGTATTACACGAGGGAGGTCTTCATACCCAACGACGTGCGCATGGACGATGCCGGCGATTTCATCAAGATCATCACCGGTCCAAACATGTCGGGCAAGTCCACCTATATCCGCATGGCGGCGATAATCCAGCTCATGGCGCAGACGGGCTCCTACGTGCCCGCCGCTTCGGCCGATCTTCCCATAGCCGACCGCATCTTTACGCGCATCGGCGCATCGGACAACATCTCCCGCGGCGAATCCACTTTCCTCGTCGAGATGAACGAGACCGCCCTCATCCTCAATAACGCGACCGCGAAAAGCCTTATCGTGATGGACGAGGTCGGCCGCGGCACCAGCACCTTCGACGGACTCTCCATCGCCTGGGCCGTGGTCGAGTACATATTGCGCTATATCCGCGCCAAGACGCTCTTCGCCACCCACTACCACGAGCTCACGCGCCTGGGCGGCAGGCAGGGTATCGTTAACTACAACGTGCTGGTGAAGGAGCACCTGGGCGGGGTGGATTTTCTCCACCGGGTGGTGCCCGGCGCCGCCGACAAGTCGTACGGCATACACGTGGCGCGCCTGGCGGGCATACCCAGGGAAATCACAGCGCGCGCCCGAAAGATTCTGGAGCGCATGGAAAAATCAAACCGCGCGGGAAGCGCCGCCGGCGCCGGCGAAGAGAATGAACCGACCGAACAGCTCGAGATGTTCAATGCCACCAATCACCTCGTTGTCCAGGCCATCCGCGCCGTCAACATCGACACGCTCACGCCGCTGGAAGCGATCAACGAGCTCAACCGGCTGAAAAAGCTCGTAGAGTGA